Below is a window of Verrucomicrobiales bacterium DNA.
TCCATAGGGCTAGGCCTCTAGCACGTCGTTGGGGAGCGGGAGCGAGATATGGACTGCGGTAGCCCTCTGCCGCTTTTGTCCCCCCGGCGGAGCCGGGATCCCCCTCACTTGCCTTGAGTGAGATACTTCCGAATCAACGCTGCGGCCGTCTCATCGGTCGCTTGTGCCGCCACATCGCCGCCCAGATTGGTGCATACCACCACGGCAAAGTTTCGCTTCGGAGCGATCCAGATGACCGCGAAATTCTTAGTGTTCGACCCGTTATGGGTGAGGACTTCGCCGTCGCCCCAGGCACGCGGAACTACATTCCAGCCCCCAGCATAGGTCGTCGCACCGCCCCCTCGGTAGGGCTGATGTAATCGCGAAAAGGTTTCCGGGCGTAGCAGGGTGCCTTGGCCTCGTGCTCCGCGGAGGTGCCACCGGGCGTAGCGAGCAAGGTCGAGAATGGTGCAATGGACGGTGCCTCCGGGCCCGATGGCCGCTGGGTTGTCACCGTTGGGACCGGGTTCGTCCGGCACATTCACCCCAGTGTCGTCACGGTGATGGCCCCACGGGCCGTTCAGCTTTCCTGGACTGGCGGTGCAACCAAACCCAACCGACCGCAATCCGATCGGACGGGCCAAGCGCTTCACCAATAGGGTTTCCCAGGGTGTTCCTAACTTCAGTTCGATCGCGTGGCCAGCGAGTGCGAATCCCGCATTCGAATACCGGAAATGCGTCCCGGGTGCATCCTGCGGTGTTTGCTTGGTGAGCAAGACGCGCGCGAGCATCGATCGTTGTTCCATCGCCGGAAGGCCGTGGCGGAGCCACAGAAGTGTCCAGAGACCGTCCTTGTCCAGGCTCTCCGGAGCGCCTGCCTGGTTCTTGAGCAACTGTTCCAAAGTGGCTGACCGCCACTCGGCTTGCATCGCATCCCGCAGATCTGGAAACAATTCGCCTACAGGCGTCGTCCACTCAAACCGTCCTTCCTGGATCAGTAGCCCTGCGAGCGAAGCCGTCATGGACTTGGTGCAGGACCCAATATGCCATCGGTCGCTCAGCCTGACTCGACGGGTAGCTCCTTCCTTCCTGACGCCCACAGCTCCCGCCGCTTGCACTTCACCATCCACCACCACCGCGGCCGCGAGGGCGGGCAAGTGATACTGTTGCCGAATCGGATTCAGGAGGGTGTCGAGAGAGGGGAGCGCCGCGACCGATCCGGTCCAACACGAGAAGAAGAGAATGGCTGTGAAATGGAGGGTGCGAGCGCTTGCCCAAGGCTGGTACCGCGGGCTACGGACACGCGAGAGGGAAAACTGGCCTTTGCTATCGAATGACTGCATCAAAGCTGGTTCTTGAGTCGAGCCCGCCGCGGCAGGCGGCAGGAACTCCGAGCGCCGTCCCGCCGAGTTAGGTGACCAACCAGTTCACGATGGACTTCTGCACGTGCAAGCGATTCTCGGCCTGCTGGAAAATTGTGTCGGCATGACCTTCGAAGGTCGCTTCATCAATCTCTTTGCCTCGATAAGCCGGCAAGCAATGCATCACTAAAGCATTCGGTTTGGCGCGATGCAGCAGCGATTGATTGATTTGATAACCTTGCAAGGTGCGAATTCGGTCCGCGGCTTCAGCCTCTTTTCCCATCGACACCCACACATCGGTGTAAAGCATGTCGGCACCGTCGGCCGCAGCCTGCAAATCGGCCGTGACAACCACATTGCCTCCGGCACGCTTCAGAATCGCTTCGGCCGGCTGAAACTCCTTCGGGGCGGCGATCCGGAGCTCGAAGCCCAGCTTCGCTGCCGCAAAGATCCAGGAGACCGGCATGTTGC
It encodes the following:
- a CDS encoding beta-lactamase family protein, with the translated sequence MQSFDSKGQFSLSRVRSPRYQPWASARTLHFTAILFFSCWTGSVAALPSLDTLLNPIRQQYHLPALAAAVVVDGEVQAAGAVGVRKEGATRRVRLSDRWHIGSCTKSMTASLAGLLIQEGRFEWTTPVGELFPDLRDAMQAEWRSATLEQLLKNQAGAPESLDKDGLWTLLWLRHGLPAMEQRSMLARVLLTKQTPQDAPGTHFRYSNAGFALAGHAIELKLGTPWETLLVKRLARPIGLRSVGFGCTASPGKLNGPWGHHRDDTGVNVPDEPGPNGDNPAAIGPGGTVHCTILDLARYARWHLRGARGQGTLLRPETFSRLHQPYRGGGATTYAGGWNVVPRAWGDGEVLTHNGSNTKNFAVIWIAPKRNFAVVVCTNLGGDVAAQATDETAAALIRKYLTQGK